One Paenibacillus riograndensis SBR5 DNA segment encodes these proteins:
- a CDS encoding glycoside hydrolase family 3 N-terminal domain-containing protein → MEVYKNSSFRVEERVQDLLSRMTLREKIGQLNQRMYGWDAYAWENGELVLTEAFRQEVAAGGGMGALYGLFRSDPWSGVDYSNGITAADSASAANKVQRYIREHTRLGIPVLLSEECPHGHQALDGTLLPVNLAVGATWNPQLMEQAYSKVALELRSRGAQIGLLSALDILHDPRWGRSEECYSEDPFLAAAFTAAAVRGMQGTRGEPASPGKVAVILKHLCAQGAAQGGRNAGPAAIGERELREIHLPAARAGAAAGAAGFMAAYNEIDGIPCHANEALLSGILRGEWGFDGIVMADGQAIDRLVALTGSHEGAAALALSAGVDLSLWDKGFTTLEEAVKLGLASEADIDRAAARVLTLKFRLGLFDEPYTDEQQALTAVGHADTRELNLQVARESVVLLKNEGGLLPLAAQHRRIAVIGPNADRLYNQLGDYTSIQREGTGTTVLKGIRQCAPGGAEVVYALGCGIRESSTAGLSEAVELARSADVAVLVLGGSSARQFGGDFEANGAAIISEGSPSEMDCGEGVDLADLRLGGIQQQLAEAVAATGTPVVAVIIQGRPHALDGLAPLAGALLCTGYPGTEGGQAIAEILFGHVNPSGKLPVSLPRSSGQLPVYYNQKDPGRPRVYVDMPSAPLYPFGHGLSYTRFEYSSVALSADSISAGDLKAGREVAASIKVRNTGTSRGMETVQLYIRARESGITRRIAELKGFHKITLQPNEEKTVTFRLGVEELGVWNTAMKFAPVPCRVTVMAGGSSADTQAAELVITG, encoded by the coding sequence ATGGAGGTATACAAGAATTCATCTTTTCGTGTAGAGGAGCGGGTTCAGGATCTTCTGTCCCGCATGACGCTGCGTGAAAAGATAGGCCAGCTTAACCAGCGGATGTACGGCTGGGATGCTTACGCCTGGGAGAACGGGGAGCTGGTGCTTACCGAGGCTTTCCGGCAGGAGGTCGCTGCCGGTGGAGGCATGGGGGCGCTGTATGGATTATTCCGCAGCGACCCTTGGTCCGGCGTCGATTACAGCAATGGCATTACGGCTGCGGACAGCGCCTCAGCTGCGAACAAGGTGCAGCGTTATATTCGGGAGCACACGCGGCTGGGTATTCCCGTGCTGCTCAGCGAGGAGTGTCCGCATGGCCATCAGGCGCTGGACGGTACGCTGCTGCCGGTGAATCTGGCGGTCGGGGCGACCTGGAATCCGCAGCTGATGGAGCAGGCCTACAGCAAGGTGGCCCTGGAGCTGCGCAGCCGCGGCGCGCAGATTGGACTGCTGTCTGCGCTGGATATTCTGCATGATCCGCGCTGGGGACGTTCCGAGGAATGCTACAGCGAGGACCCGTTTCTGGCCGCTGCCTTTACGGCAGCAGCGGTGCGCGGGATGCAGGGAACGCGCGGAGAGCCGGCTTCGCCGGGCAAGGTGGCGGTGATCCTCAAGCACCTGTGCGCCCAGGGGGCTGCGCAGGGCGGAAGGAACGCCGGACCGGCAGCCATCGGGGAGCGCGAGCTGCGCGAGATCCATCTCCCGGCAGCGCGGGCGGGAGCAGCGGCAGGTGCTGCGGGATTCATGGCCGCGTACAATGAAATCGACGGCATTCCCTGCCATGCCAATGAGGCGCTGCTCAGCGGTATTTTGCGCGGGGAGTGGGGGTTTGACGGCATTGTTATGGCTGACGGCCAGGCCATCGACCGTCTGGTGGCGCTCACCGGCAGCCATGAGGGGGCAGCGGCGCTGGCGTTGAGCGCCGGGGTCGATCTAAGCCTGTGGGACAAGGGGTTCACCACGCTGGAGGAGGCGGTGAAGCTGGGGCTGGCCAGCGAAGCAGATATTGACCGCGCAGCCGCACGCGTGCTGACGCTGAAGTTCCGGCTCGGCCTGTTCGACGAGCCGTATACAGATGAGCAGCAGGCGCTTACCGCCGTGGGCCATGCGGATACCCGCGAGCTGAATCTGCAGGTGGCGCGGGAATCGGTTGTGTTACTGAAGAATGAAGGAGGCCTGCTTCCGCTTGCGGCTCAACACCGCCGGATTGCCGTCATCGGTCCCAACGCAGACCGGCTGTATAATCAGCTCGGCGATTATACGAGCATACAACGCGAAGGAACCGGTACGACAGTGCTGAAGGGCATCCGGCAGTGCGCTCCAGGCGGTGCCGAGGTCGTGTATGCCCTCGGCTGCGGTATCCGCGAGTCTTCTACAGCAGGGCTTAGCGAAGCGGTGGAGCTGGCGCGCAGCGCGGATGTAGCTGTGCTGGTGCTCGGCGGCAGCAGCGCACGGCAGTTCGGCGGCGACTTCGAAGCCAACGGCGCCGCGATTATCAGTGAAGGCAGTCCGTCCGAAATGGACTGCGGGGAAGGGGTTGACCTGGCCGACCTGCGGCTCGGCGGCATCCAGCAGCAGCTCGCGGAGGCGGTTGCCGCCACCGGCACGCCGGTCGTGGCGGTCATTATCCAGGGCCGCCCGCATGCCCTGGACGGGCTGGCGCCGCTGGCTGGTGCGCTGCTCTGCACCGGGTATCCGGGGACTGAAGGCGGACAGGCTATCGCCGAAATTCTGTTCGGCCATGTGAATCCCAGCGGCAAGCTGCCGGTGTCCCTGCCGCGCTCTTCAGGGCAGCTGCCGGTCTACTACAACCAGAAGGACCCTGGCCGCCCCCGTGTATATGTGGACATGCCGTCAGCCCCGCTGTATCCTTTTGGACATGGGCTCAGCTACACGAGATTTGAATACAGCAGCGTGGCACTATCGGCGGACTCAATCTCCGCCGGTGACCTTAAGGCAGGCCGTGAAGTAGCCGCCAGCATCAAAGTGAGGAATACCGGAACCTCCAGGGGGATGGAGACCGTCCAGCTGTACATCCGTGCCCGCGAGTCCGGCATTACGCGCCGTATAGCGGAACTGAAGGGCTTCCACAAAATCACGTTGCAGCCTAATGAAGAGAAAACCGTGACCTTCCGCTTGGGTGTGGAAGAGTTAGGCGTGTGGAATACTGCGATGAAGTTTGCTCCCGTGCCTTGCCGGGTTACGGTTATGGCCGGAGGAAGCTCTGCGGATACCCAAGCGGCGGAGCTTGTGATCACGGGCTGA
- a CDS encoding response regulator transcription factor: MSNNGKGNANGLKMLIVDDEPIICKGLRLTIDWAALGIEVIGEAYDGEEALQVMANTEVDFLLSDIRMEGMDGLQLAEQVGQRYPEVRMVIISGYEDFDYARQAMRLGVNDYLLKPVNVDELTGVVGKLADEIRRRQQEGGKDEVKLWLTHMARHGIAYRRAVPPSLQGAQFRILATQLGSFHERYAELGQEKYEQLQEQWVSRLHQRLSLPGLRLVSIFDHENLLITLGVSDHWMEPQEWRVLLDRLMEELIPEAELHCGVSQVYADATETADRCTEAAELLRYSVLGQAVVLDQEAVRQWSGVREPAALDIADMVQKLVAALFKQDAGETGGLVSEMLQFFRRESYLLHEIMTVYEELFALLRQRLRKSGITGMDYGRQVPDLYLYNSYEALEELIRKDMADLLELIEQNGTDRSYWIVEKAKRYIEAQYRTDLKASEVAAWLKITPSYFSYIFKQSTGKGFTEYMNELRIEQAKALLASTHDKVFEIADQVGYKEYKYFVTVFKSYTGMTPKEYRGLRASKDL, translated from the coding sequence ATGAGCAATAACGGAAAAGGGAATGCCAATGGGCTTAAAATGCTGATTGTCGATGATGAGCCGATCATTTGCAAGGGACTTCGCTTGACCATCGACTGGGCTGCGCTTGGGATTGAGGTGATTGGCGAGGCCTATGACGGGGAGGAAGCGCTGCAGGTGATGGCAAATACTGAAGTGGATTTCCTGCTCTCAGATATCCGGATGGAGGGGATGGACGGTCTGCAGCTGGCCGAGCAAGTAGGACAGCGGTACCCTGAGGTGCGGATGGTCATCATCAGCGGCTATGAAGATTTCGATTATGCGCGCCAGGCCATGCGGCTTGGGGTGAACGATTATTTGCTGAAGCCGGTCAATGTGGACGAGCTTACCGGGGTAGTGGGCAAGCTGGCGGATGAAATCCGCCGCCGGCAGCAGGAGGGCGGCAAGGATGAGGTCAAGCTCTGGCTGACCCATATGGCCAGGCATGGCATTGCCTACCGCAGGGCTGTTCCGCCATCGCTGCAGGGAGCCCAGTTCAGAATTCTGGCGACACAGCTCGGGTCTTTTCACGAGCGTTATGCGGAACTCGGCCAGGAGAAATACGAGCAGCTGCAGGAGCAATGGGTTAGCAGGCTTCATCAGCGTCTTTCGCTGCCCGGCCTGAGGCTGGTCTCGATCTTCGATCATGAGAATCTGCTGATCACGCTGGGGGTGTCGGACCATTGGATGGAGCCGCAGGAATGGCGGGTACTGCTGGACCGCCTTATGGAGGAGCTAATCCCCGAGGCGGAGCTCCACTGCGGTGTATCACAGGTTTATGCCGATGCAACAGAAACGGCAGACCGCTGTACCGAAGCCGCGGAACTGCTGCGTTATTCCGTGTTGGGGCAAGCTGTTGTTTTAGATCAAGAGGCAGTCCGGCAGTGGAGCGGCGTCCGGGAGCCGGCTGCCCTGGATATTGCAGATATGGTGCAGAAGCTGGTCGCGGCTTTATTCAAGCAGGATGCCGGGGAAACGGGCGGTCTTGTGTCGGAGATGCTGCAATTTTTTAGGCGCGAGTCGTATTTGCTGCATGAAATTATGACGGTGTATGAGGAACTGTTCGCCCTGCTGCGCCAGCGGCTGCGCAAGAGCGGAATCACGGGAATGGATTACGGCCGTCAGGTCCCGGATCTGTATCTGTATAATTCTTACGAGGCTCTGGAGGAGCTGATCCGAAAGGACATGGCTGATTTGCTGGAGCTGATTGAGCAGAATGGAACAGACCGCTCCTACTGGATCGTCGAAAAGGCCAAACGTTACATCGAAGCGCAGTACCGCACCGATCTCAAGGCTTCCGAGGTCGCGGCCTGGCTGAAGATCACGCCCAGCTATTTCAGCTATATTTTCAAGCAGAGCACGGGCAAAGGCTTCACCGAATATATGAACGAGCTGCGGATCGAGCAGGCCAAGGCGCTGCTTGCGTCCACACATGACAAGGTGTTCGAAATTGCCGACCAGGTGGGCTACAAGGAATACAAGTACTTCGTAACGGTATTCAAATCCTATACGGGCATGACCCCCAAGGAATACCGGGGACTCAGGGCGAGCAAGGACTTGTAG
- a CDS encoding NAD-dependent protein deacylase: MDPLQTLVSWIKDSGSIVFFGGAGTSTESGIPDFRSAAGLYQTQHNSPYPPEVMLSRSFFMSSPDIFFDFYRSKMIHPEAKPNGAHQLLAQLERDGKLKAVITQNIDGLHQLAGSRRVLELHGSIHRNHCMDCSRYYGLDQVLASEAGVPRCPECGGIIKPDVVLYEEELDHDVLVESVAAIAAADLLIIGGTSLTVQPAASLITYFRGRHTVLLNGDPTPYDHQADLIITDRIGAVMGKIQELL; encoded by the coding sequence ATGGACCCATTGCAGACACTGGTTTCCTGGATTAAGGACAGCGGGAGTATAGTTTTTTTTGGAGGGGCCGGAACATCCACCGAAAGCGGAATACCGGATTTCCGCTCGGCGGCAGGGCTGTATCAGACACAGCACAATTCTCCTTATCCGCCTGAGGTAATGCTGAGCCGCAGCTTTTTTATGTCCTCACCGGACATTTTTTTTGACTTTTACCGCAGCAAAATGATTCACCCGGAAGCGAAGCCGAACGGGGCGCATCAGCTTCTTGCCCAGCTGGAGCGTGACGGCAAGCTCAAAGCGGTCATTACGCAAAACATCGACGGCCTGCATCAGCTCGCCGGAAGCCGCCGCGTGCTGGAGCTGCATGGCTCCATTCACCGCAACCACTGCATGGATTGCTCGCGTTATTATGGGCTGGACCAGGTGCTTGCCTCCGAGGCCGGAGTTCCGCGCTGCCCGGAATGCGGGGGGATAATCAAGCCGGATGTGGTGCTCTATGAAGAGGAGCTGGATCATGATGTCCTTGTTGAATCGGTCGCGGCCATTGCAGCCGCAGATCTGCTCATTATCGGCGGGACTTCGCTTACGGTGCAGCCAGCCGCCAGCCTGATTACTTATTTCCGGGGCCGGCATACCGTGCTGCTGAACGGGGATCCGACTCCGTATGATCATCAGGCCGATCTGATTATTACGGACCGGATCGGCGCTGTGATGGGGAAGATTCAGGAACTGCTGTAA
- the ilvD gene encoding dihydroxy-acid dehydratase, with protein sequence MAVKKMRSDMIKKGFDRAPHRSLLRAAGVKEEDFGKPFIAVCNSYIDIVPGHVHLQEFGKIVKEAIREAGGVPFEFNTIGVDDGIAMGHIGMRYSLPSREIIADSLETVVSAHWFDGMVCIPNCDKITPGMMMGALRVNIPTIFVSGGPMKAGVDSKGKKLSLTSVFEGVGAHQVGKINDDELLELEQYGCPTCGSCSGMFTANSMNCLAEALGLALPGNGTILAVAEERKEFVRKSATQLMELIKLDLKPRDIVTKESLDNAFALDMAMGGSTNTVLHTLALAQEAEIDYPLERINEVANRVPYLSKLAPASDIFIEDVDRAGGVSAVLNELLKKPGAIFGDCMTVTGKTLAENVTGHEILDTTVIHRLDNPYSEVGGLSVLYGNLAPEGSIIKVGAVDASVGGYHKGPAICFDSQEEALEGIANGKVKEGHVVVIRYEGPKGGPGMPEMLAPTSQIVGMGLGAKVGLITDGRFSGASRGISIGHISPEAAEGGPIAFVENGDIIELDLNNRKIELLVDEEVLAVRRAGWKGFEPKVKTGYLARYSKLVTNASKGGVLKI encoded by the coding sequence ATGGCAGTCAAGAAAATGCGTTCAGACATGATCAAAAAAGGCTTCGACCGTGCTCCGCACCGCAGTCTTTTGCGGGCAGCAGGTGTAAAAGAGGAGGATTTCGGCAAGCCGTTCATCGCGGTCTGCAATTCCTATATCGACATCGTGCCTGGCCACGTGCATTTGCAGGAATTCGGCAAAATCGTCAAGGAAGCGATCCGCGAAGCCGGCGGCGTTCCTTTTGAATTCAATACCATCGGCGTCGATGACGGGATCGCCATGGGACATATAGGGATGCGTTACTCCCTGCCAAGCCGCGAGATCATTGCCGATTCCCTGGAAACTGTTGTTTCCGCCCATTGGTTCGACGGCATGGTCTGCATTCCCAACTGTGATAAAATCACCCCGGGCATGATGATGGGCGCCCTGCGCGTCAATATCCCGACGATTTTTGTCAGCGGTGGTCCTATGAAAGCCGGTGTGGACAGCAAGGGGAAAAAGCTCTCCCTGACTTCCGTATTCGAAGGCGTAGGCGCACACCAGGTCGGTAAAATCAATGATGATGAGCTGCTTGAACTCGAACAATACGGCTGTCCAACCTGCGGCTCCTGTTCCGGGATGTTCACTGCGAACTCCATGAACTGTCTGGCCGAGGCACTGGGCCTCGCGCTGCCGGGCAACGGCACCATTCTCGCTGTAGCCGAAGAACGCAAGGAATTCGTCCGCAAATCGGCAACCCAGCTCATGGAGCTGATCAAGCTGGATCTGAAGCCGCGTGATATCGTAACCAAGGAATCGCTCGACAATGCCTTTGCACTTGATATGGCTATGGGCGGCTCCACCAATACTGTGCTGCACACCTTGGCGCTGGCTCAGGAAGCGGAAATTGATTACCCGCTGGAACGCATTAACGAAGTCGCTAACCGCGTGCCTTACCTGTCCAAGCTGGCTCCGGCCTCCGACATCTTCATTGAAGACGTTGACCGGGCGGGCGGCGTGAGTGCCGTGCTGAATGAGCTTTTGAAGAAGCCGGGCGCAATCTTCGGGGATTGCATGACCGTTACCGGCAAAACGCTGGCCGAAAATGTCACCGGACATGAAATCCTGGACACTACGGTTATTCACCGCCTGGACAACCCGTATTCCGAAGTGGGCGGACTCTCTGTCCTCTACGGCAACCTTGCACCTGAGGGCTCCATCATCAAGGTCGGTGCGGTGGATGCTTCCGTTGGCGGCTACCACAAAGGACCAGCCATCTGCTTCGATTCCCAGGAGGAAGCGCTGGAAGGGATTGCCAATGGCAAAGTTAAAGAAGGCCATGTAGTGGTTATCCGTTATGAAGGTCCGAAGGGCGGACCGGGCATGCCGGAAATGCTCGCTCCAACCTCGCAGATCGTCGGCATGGGTCTTGGCGCCAAGGTAGGTCTGATCACCGACGGCCGCTTCTCGGGCGCATCGCGCGGCATCAGCATCGGCCATATCTCGCCGGAAGCTGCCGAAGGCGGCCCAATCGCCTTTGTCGAGAACGGCGACATCATCGAGCTGGACCTCAACAACCGCAAGATCGAGCTGCTGGTTGACGAGGAAGTGCTGGCGGTCCGCCGCGCCGGCTGGAAGGGCTTCGAGCCAAAGGTGAAGACCGGCTATCTGGCCCGCTACTCCAAGCTGGTAACCAATGCCAGCAAGGGCGGCGTGCTGAAGATCTAA
- a CDS encoding cache domain-containing sensor histidine kinase yields the protein MKIRWRKPRNFGLKRKALVIFLLFVILPTIGVGVIVQYKYNKVLREQFISSTRRNLDNVTSQLGEQTKMVEDIADYFILSPDMRNFLSSYPPLGNEQKAVYKRNIEDFLTFQLMSKSYIRSIVISGFNGNSIEMGEPFSGDEGVWEREAVARKGGIYWTEGYPLKSSWNGQVRVLSMIRILNSFSEITKPLGMLTIRLDEASIAAQLEKGVLAADYGSVFMVGGAGDLILESVNRLPGGYVPGPSQMHALTTGTNKLAAYTVAGKRYLTMYNQIENSKWKVVVMISEAKMAEEFRGVKIVMLIILTAILVLALTALFGFHYTIIRPILRLKIETGRVAGGDFSARVPIDSQDEIAELNSKFNEMVMTIQQLIEHKYKLELRERESELRLMQNQMDPHFLYNTLDMIRWTARLEQAEQSSQLIEMLSRFFRASVNNGSYQTTLGKEMEFVQAYLYLQQYRLGDKLSYSLHLEPGIEDAVTLKATIQPLVENALKHAWDRSRPVNRIEVKAYTAGDEIRIEVTDNGKGMTADRARAVAAALKPGPSERIAGHGGALHNIHERLSIFFGQAFGLKIIYTSDEGTGIRIILPLQRTEREGGEDHEQ from the coding sequence ATGAAGATACGCTGGAGAAAGCCCCGCAATTTCGGTCTAAAGCGCAAGGCGCTGGTCATATTTCTGCTCTTTGTCATTCTCCCGACCATCGGAGTTGGGGTCATTGTGCAATATAAATATAACAAGGTCCTGCGCGAGCAGTTCATCAGCTCCACCAGGCGCAACCTTGACAATGTGACCAGCCAGCTTGGCGAGCAGACCAAAATGGTGGAGGACATCGCGGATTATTTTATCCTGAGTCCCGACATGCGGAACTTTCTCAGCAGCTATCCGCCGCTTGGGAATGAACAGAAGGCGGTATACAAACGCAATATTGAAGATTTTCTGACCTTTCAATTGATGTCAAAAAGTTATATCCGCTCCATCGTCATCTCCGGCTTCAACGGCAATTCCATCGAGATGGGCGAGCCGTTCAGCGGGGATGAAGGGGTGTGGGAACGTGAGGCGGTGGCCCGTAAAGGCGGGATATACTGGACGGAAGGCTATCCGCTGAAAAGCTCCTGGAACGGGCAGGTCCGGGTATTGTCGATGATCCGTATCCTGAACTCCTTCAGTGAGATCACGAAGCCCCTCGGCATGCTGACCATCCGCTTAGATGAGGCTTCCATAGCCGCACAGCTTGAAAAAGGCGTGCTGGCTGCTGACTACGGAAGCGTGTTCATGGTAGGCGGGGCAGGGGATCTGATTCTGGAATCGGTCAACCGTCTTCCGGGCGGCTATGTTCCCGGCCCATCCCAGATGCATGCGCTTACCACCGGCACAAACAAGCTGGCAGCCTACACGGTTGCCGGCAAGCGGTACCTGACGATGTACAATCAAATCGAAAATTCCAAGTGGAAAGTGGTTGTCATGATCTCTGAGGCCAAAATGGCGGAGGAATTCCGCGGTGTCAAGATCGTGATGCTTATCATCCTGACAGCCATACTGGTACTGGCGCTCACCGCACTATTCGGGTTCCACTACACCATTATCCGTCCCATTCTAAGACTGAAAATCGAAACGGGGCGGGTGGCCGGCGGGGACTTCAGCGCGCGGGTGCCTATCGACTCACAGGATGAAATCGCCGAGCTGAACAGCAAGTTTAATGAGATGGTAATGACGATCCAGCAGCTCATTGAACATAAATATAAGCTTGAGCTGCGGGAGAGGGAATCGGAGCTGCGGCTGATGCAGAATCAGATGGACCCGCATTTCCTCTATAACACGCTGGATATGATCCGTTGGACGGCCCGTCTGGAGCAGGCGGAGCAGTCCAGCCAGCTGATCGAAATGCTGTCCAGGTTCTTTCGGGCCAGCGTCAATAATGGCAGCTACCAGACGACGCTGGGCAAGGAAATGGAATTTGTCCAGGCCTACTTGTATTTACAGCAGTACCGGCTGGGGGACAAGCTGTCTTATTCGCTGCACCTGGAGCCGGGAATTGAGGATGCAGTCACCCTGAAGGCGACCATTCAGCCTCTGGTGGAGAACGCGCTTAAGCATGCCTGGGACCGGAGCAGGCCTGTGAACAGGATCGAAGTAAAGGCTTATACAGCCGGAGATGAAATCAGGATTGAGGTGACCGACAACGGCAAGGGGATGACGGCGGACCGGGCGCGGGCGGTAGCGGCAGCCCTGAAGCCTGGGCCATCAGAGCGAATAGCCGGGCACGGGGGCGCGCTGCATAATATTCATGAACGGCTGTCCATTTTCTTCGGACAGGCGTTCGGACTGAAGATCATCTATACTTCGGATGAAGGCACGGGAATCCGCATCATTCTCCCGCTGCAGCGGACCGAAAGAGAGGGGGGTGAAGATCATGAGCAATAA
- a CDS encoding alpha/beta hydrolase, translated as MGKKLTKRRVLLGIFSILIAAGFFLWRYLTPYAPEERAESALVSAGGVRVEQNDNWISFEPSVTLGAAVIFYPGALVAAEAYAPLAKKIAAAGHPFYIAKMPLNLALIKSDAAGEIIRVHPKLSFVLGGHSLGGVMASRYAAEHADQLKGVYFLASYPDEKGSLKDTTLSVLSILGTEDRVVDQKKYNEGRSYLPGNTIYYSVKGGNHAQYGSYGEQKGDGKAAVSEEEQQTLTTRAMLDWMGNLR; from the coding sequence ATGGGGAAAAAATTAACGAAGCGCCGTGTCCTACTGGGTATTTTTTCCATTCTGATTGCGGCAGGTTTTTTTCTATGGAGATATTTAACACCTTATGCGCCGGAGGAAAGGGCTGAAAGTGCGCTGGTCTCCGCAGGTGGCGTCCGGGTGGAACAAAATGATAACTGGATTTCATTTGAGCCTTCGGTCACTCTTGGAGCGGCCGTGATTTTTTACCCGGGGGCGCTGGTTGCGGCGGAGGCTTATGCTCCTCTGGCCAAAAAAATCGCCGCTGCCGGACACCCGTTCTATATCGCCAAAATGCCGCTGAACCTCGCGTTGATCAAAAGCGATGCGGCCGGAGAGATTATCCGCGTGCATCCAAAGCTGTCTTTTGTGCTGGGCGGCCATTCGCTGGGCGGTGTCATGGCTTCGCGTTATGCGGCGGAGCATGCGGACCAGTTGAAGGGGGTATATTTTCTGGCCTCCTACCCGGATGAGAAGGGTAGTCTGAAGGATACTACGCTGTCAGTTCTGTCCATACTGGGTACGGAGGATCGGGTGGTTGACCAGAAAAAGTATAATGAAGGCCGTTCCTATCTGCCCGGCAACACGATATATTATTCGGTCAAAGGCGGAAATCATGCCCAGTACGGAAGTTACGGCGAGCAGAAGGGCGACGGGAAAGCCGCGGTTTCCGAGGAAGAGCAGCAGACCCTAACCACGCGGGCGATGCTGGATTGGATGGGCAATCTGCGTTAA
- a CDS encoding acyltransferase family protein — protein MAANSSLTARGETFFLNLRFMLIVTVFAGNAIEPLIQSLSGMHSLYLWIFSFHMPLFVLVTGYFAGKSLTGAAGRKVLLQIGLQYLIFQTLYSVLDVSVFHAANIHHSFFAPYLLLWFLASHACWRLLMLGMGRWSRAAQIIFSVSAGIAVGYLQLDGIWFSISRTFVYLPFFVIGYHFSFEAFVRFYNRYVKIAAAAASVLLLLLLGTFGSELPPGWLYGSMTYMQLDAPEWYAGVYRLGMYGLQLAASLAFLGWVPHRLSRMTDWGRRTLYVFLLHGFVVRLAAVSGMYAYLGNAAGAALVLLCAVACTILLAQPAVKRLLHPLVEPSVDWMISLQRAALRRSL, from the coding sequence ATGGCAGCTAACAGCTCACTAACAGCACGCGGAGAAACTTTTTTTCTTAACCTGCGCTTCATGCTTATAGTCACCGTTTTTGCCGGCAATGCCATTGAACCTCTGATTCAGTCCTTGAGCGGAATGCACAGCCTGTACTTGTGGATTTTCAGTTTCCATATGCCGCTGTTCGTGCTTGTTACAGGCTATTTTGCCGGAAAAAGCCTCACCGGAGCCGCCGGGCGCAAGGTGCTGCTGCAAATCGGACTCCAATACCTCATTTTTCAGACTCTGTACTCCGTGCTGGACGTATCTGTTTTCCATGCAGCCAATATCCATCATTCCTTTTTCGCGCCTTATCTGCTGCTGTGGTTCCTGGCCAGTCATGCCTGCTGGCGCCTCTTGATGCTCGGCATGGGCAGATGGAGCAGGGCGGCACAAATTATTTTCTCCGTTTCAGCCGGTATTGCTGTTGGTTATTTGCAGCTTGACGGTATCTGGTTCAGCATCAGCCGTACCTTTGTTTATCTGCCGTTTTTCGTGATCGGCTACCACTTCTCCTTTGAGGCTTTTGTCCGGTTCTACAATAGATATGTCAAAATCGCTGCCGCCGCCGCATCGGTACTGCTGCTCCTCCTGCTGGGCACGTTCGGTTCGGAGCTTCCGCCGGGCTGGCTGTACGGCAGCATGACCTACATGCAGCTTGACGCGCCTGAATGGTATGCGGGTGTGTACCGGCTGGGAATGTACGGGCTGCAGCTGGCCGCTTCGCTCGCTTTTCTGGGATGGGTGCCTCACCGGCTGAGCCGGATGACCGATTGGGGCCGCCGCACCCTCTATGTTTTCCTGCTGCATGGCTTTGTGGTCCGCCTCGCTGCCGTGTCGGGAATGTACGCTTATCTTGGCAATGCCGCCGGAGCAGCACTTGTGTTGTTGTGCGCTGTTGCTTGTACAATACTGCTGGCCCAGCCCGCAGTCAAACGACTGCTGCATCCCCTGGTCGAGCCTTCTGTGGACTGGATGATTTCCCTGCAGCGTGCTGCCCTGCGCCGTTCCCTGTAA
- a CDS encoding HAD family hydrolase, translating to MAVLHVNDLAIPCKGILFDKDGTLLDLLATWGTWADLMLKGLENQLALIGKDNSGPGPGLARVLGTVHDDAGRVIGYDPAGPLSMATAEETNGILAWQLYTAGVPWNEAIARVTAIGKEALNELRRLRAAHPLPELLPFLRQCAAASLKLGVVTSDGAVTTGEQLEWMGITGYFDTVVTRERVTHGKPAPEMAETACRELGLDPEEAVIIGDSNADMQLGKGAGLRLSIGISPAGSAAHLLEADTVISGYHQLRLTI from the coding sequence ATGGCTGTACTGCATGTAAATGATCTGGCCATACCCTGCAAGGGCATATTGTTCGACAAGGACGGCACCTTGCTCGATCTGCTCGCGACCTGGGGAACCTGGGCTGATCTGATGCTGAAGGGGCTGGAGAACCAGTTGGCGTTAATCGGAAAAGACAACTCTGGCCCCGGCCCGGGCCTCGCCAGGGTGCTTGGCACGGTGCATGACGACGCCGGGCGGGTGATCGGCTATGACCCTGCCGGTCCGCTGTCCATGGCTACCGCAGAGGAGACAAATGGCATCCTGGCCTGGCAGCTGTATACGGCGGGAGTCCCCTGGAACGAGGCGATTGCCCGGGTGACGGCCATCGGCAAGGAAGCGCTGAATGAGCTGCGCCGTCTCCGGGCGGCACATCCTTTGCCGGAGCTGCTGCCGTTTCTCCGGCAGTGTGCCGCAGCTTCATTGAAGCTTGGCGTTGTTACTTCCGATGGGGCTGTGACCACCGGCGAGCAGCTGGAATGGATGGGGATTACCGGTTATTTTGACACGGTAGTTACAAGAGAACGCGTCACGCACGGCAAGCCTGCACCTGAAATGGCGGAGACCGCCTGCCGGGAGCTGGGCCTTGACCCGGAGGAGGCAGTGATTATCGGCGATAGTAATGCCGATATGCAGCTGGGCAAAGGCGCAGGCCTGCGCCTGTCCATTGGCATATCACCCGCCGGGAGCGCCGCTCACCTGCTGGAGGCGGATACTGTCATTTCCGGCTATCATCAGCTTCGTCTCACAATCTGA